In Peptostreptococcaceae bacterium, the genomic window TATATAAATATATCCATAAAATATATCTCTACTTGTTCCGGATTTCTCTAGAGGATTGAATATTTGAATTAATGAGATTCCCAATAGTACAATTAAAAGAAATGGCGCCTCAAATTTTATGTCAAAATTATTATAGTAAAGAACAACATAGGAGAACAAGGAAGAAAGCCAAAGCCAAATCTTGTAATGAGATAATTCTTCAATATTAGAATGACTTTCATTTGAATTTTCGAAGGCACTTGCATATTCATTCAATGCTATGAGTGTTACTGCAATTATTGAAACCAATAAAATGCTTCCACCTGAATATATTATAAAGATTAGTATAGGAATGCCAATAACCGCTGTAAGTATTCTTTTTATCATTTTTTCACCTGCTGTTCTTCCGCGTTCAATCCACCATATCTTCTTTTTCTTTCACTATATGATTTGATTGCATCGTTCAAATGATCTTTATTAAAATCCGGCCACAGAACATTTGAAAACCAGAACTCGCTATAAGCCATTTGCCAAAGTAAAAAATTGCTTATTCTTAATTCCCCGCTTGGACGGATAATTAAATCCGGGTCCGGAATTTCCGATGTTTCCATATGGGAGGAAACAGTCAATTCATTGATTTCATCCGGATTTTCGCAATATTCGACGGTGATTTTCTTTATCGCTTGAATCAGTTCTTGTCGTCCTCCATAATTTATTGCTAAGGTAACATTCAAACCTGTATTACTACAGGTTTTTGTAATTGCAGAATCTATTTCATTTTGTGCTTTTAATGGAAGTTTTGCAATGTCTCCGATGGTTCGTATTCGCACATTGTTTTTATGGAGCAAATTTATCTCTTTTTTTAAATAATAGACAAGCAATTCCATTAAAGCCGAAACCTCTTTTTGCGGCCTTTTCCAATTTTCAGTAGAAAACGCATACAGAGTTAAATATTTAATTCCTTCTTTAGAACAATTCTCAATTACTTCTCTGATAGCCTCTATTCCGGCTTTATGGCCAGCAGTTCTTGGAAGACCTCTCTTTTGAGCCCATCTTCCATTCCCATCCATAATGATAGCTATATGTTCAGGTATTTTATCATTGATTTTCATAGTTTCACCCGCTTTAAAAGGTAGAGCCCTCCATAAACATCTGGAGGGCTAAAAATAACTGACTGTCAACACGATGTCATCCTTACTCATTTTAGCCAAAACAATTCGGCAGACATCATTTTTGCGGTCTCCTTTATACTTCAGACTAACAAGTTCTCTGATTATAAGGTTTTTATGAACACCATAACTTTCAATTGTTTTTTTTGCACAGCCAAGTTCCATTCCTAATAATGAATCTATTTCAAATTTCATTATATCTCCATTATTTCCTTTTCTTTATATTCAATCAATTTATCTACTTGTTCAGTATATTCCTTTGTCATTTCTTCAACTGTTTGCTCGGCTTTTTTAAAATCGTCTTCTGTTATGTCACTATTTTTCTGCATTTTTTTTAATGTTTCGTTTGCTGAACGTCTTTCATTTCTAATCGCAATTTTTGAATTTTCTCCTGTTTTCTTAACGAGCTTAGTAAGGTCTCGTCTTCTTTCCTCAGTAAGCATCGGAATTGCCAAACGAATTACTTTTCCGTCATTTGAAGGATTGATTCCAA contains:
- a CDS encoding isoprenyl transferase, which encodes MKINDKIPEHIAIIMDGNGRWAQKRGLPRTAGHKAGIEAIREVIENCSKEGIKYLTLYAFSTENWKRPQKEVSALMELLVYYLKKEINLLHKNNVRIRTIGDIAKLPLKAQNEIDSAITKTCSNTGLNVTLAINYGGRQELIQAIKKITVEYCENPDEINELTVSSHMETSEIPDPDLIIRPSGELRISNFLLWQMAYSEFWFSNVLWPDFNKDHLNDAIKSYSERKRRYGGLNAEEQQVKK
- the frr gene encoding ribosome recycling factor, translating into MQVHDDFEKKMKKTISVLKDELNSFRAGRANPSLLDRITVDYYGSTMPLKQIANVSSPEPRLLVVQPYDTTGMKDIEKAIIQSDIGINPSNDGKVIRLAIPMLTEERRRDLTKLVKKTGENSKIAIRNERRSANETLKKMQKNSDITEDDFKKAEQTVEEMTKEYTEQVDKLIEYKEKEIMEI